The Methanothrix sp. genome includes a window with the following:
- a CDS encoding HAMP domain-containing sensor histidine kinase, whose product MKQVYDGSEEGGVLHSYLTFRRALMLGAAILFLRSAIVLYLGDNEHQRVIVDDIIWPVVNGLAALSLFRAARATRSLDERMYIAWAFFAVAQMLYALGDVLWSILEVGLGETPFPSVADGPYLAYYFFFLVGILLLPATYQSAFERLKSILDTGIVTIFAIIVFWSFLIAPTIATLEESDPLANAIAVAYPVADLVLTFSIIALIFRRIEHIAQRPIMLLAASAVFMIVADSMFMVEALRETYVPATLKDSFWLISYILTGLAGVLQVESVGVPVKRSAERPSHGFTWPLYLPYICAISAYAFLIWSMEQEDVNLYIRQHHLAAGVGMIILLIVIRQVIAIKENTMLYAAAQKELHQRIASEREKELLIKELEAKTSEMERFIYTVSHDLRSPLITVSGFLGFLRDDIEKGAWDKVRKDIEILESAVTKMDRLLQDTLELSRIGRMMNPPEDVPFSEIVREALEQTSERIRSRGVTVDVAEDLPVVHVDRMRAVEALVNLIENSAKYMGDQREPRIEIGCISDGETVFYVKDNGIGIDPKNHQKIFELFYKVDNRSEGTGAGLAIVKRIIEVHGGRIWIESELGKGCTVFFTLPLSEKS is encoded by the coding sequence ATGAAGCAAGTTTATGATGGATCTGAGGAGGGTGGGGTGCTGCACAGCTATTTGACGTTCCGCCGTGCCCTGATGCTGGGGGCGGCTATCCTGTTCCTCAGATCCGCGATTGTTCTCTACCTGGGAGATAATGAGCACCAGCGTGTGATCGTAGATGATATAATATGGCCGGTGGTCAACGGGCTTGCTGCACTCTCTCTCTTCAGAGCTGCAAGAGCCACAAGATCACTGGATGAGAGGATGTACATCGCATGGGCGTTTTTCGCGGTTGCGCAGATGCTTTATGCCCTTGGGGACGTGCTCTGGAGCATCCTGGAGGTCGGACTTGGGGAGACGCCATTTCCGTCGGTTGCTGATGGCCCCTATCTCGCTTACTACTTCTTCTTCCTCGTAGGCATCCTTCTGCTCCCAGCCACGTACCAGAGTGCCTTCGAGCGCCTGAAGTCCATCCTGGACACAGGCATTGTGACGATATTCGCGATCATAGTATTCTGGAGCTTTCTCATCGCGCCCACGATCGCGACGCTTGAGGAATCGGATCCGCTTGCAAATGCGATTGCAGTCGCGTACCCGGTTGCAGATCTTGTTCTCACATTCTCCATCATCGCGCTCATCTTCAGAAGAATAGAGCACATAGCCCAGCGACCCATCATGCTCCTGGCGGCAAGTGCTGTCTTCATGATAGTTGCAGACTCGATGTTCATGGTCGAGGCCCTGAGGGAGACCTATGTTCCCGCAACGCTCAAGGACAGCTTCTGGCTGATCAGCTACATACTCACCGGACTTGCAGGGGTGCTCCAGGTTGAATCAGTTGGCGTGCCAGTAAAGAGATCTGCAGAGCGGCCATCACATGGGTTCACATGGCCTCTCTATCTCCCATACATCTGTGCCATCTCGGCATATGCATTTCTGATCTGGAGCATGGAGCAGGAGGATGTAAATTTGTACATCCGCCAGCACCATCTAGCCGCAGGCGTGGGGATGATAATACTGCTGATAGTGATCAGACAGGTAATCGCGATCAAGGAGAACACAATGCTTTACGCGGCTGCCCAGAAAGAGCTGCACCAGAGGATCGCATCGGAGCGTGAGAAGGAGCTTCTCATAAAAGAGCTTGAGGCCAAGACATCAGAGATGGAGAGGTTCATATACACCGTCTCCCACGACCTCAGATCACCTCTGATCACTGTCAGCGGGTTCCTCGGGTTCCTCAGGGATGATATCGAGAAGGGCGCCTGGGATAAGGTCAGAAAGGACATCGAGATACTGGAGAGCGCCGTAACGAAGATGGACAGGCTGCTCCAGGACACGCTGGAGCTCAGTCGCATCGGCCGGATGATGAACCCGCCTGAGGACGTGCCGTTCTCTGAGATCGTCAGGGAGGCGCTGGAGCAGACATCTGAGAGGATACGGTCCAGGGGAGTGACCGTGGATGTGGCGGAGGACCTGCCAGTCGTCCACGTCGACAGGATGAGAGCTGTGGAGGCGCTCGTCAATCTCATAGAGAACAGCGCCAAGTACATGGGTGATCAGAGAGAGCCGCGGATAGAGATCGGCTGCATTAGCGACGGCGAAACGGTATTCTATGTCAAAGATAACGGCATCGGGATAGATCCCAAAAACCACCAGAAGATATTCGAGCTCTTCTACAAGGTGGACAACAGATCTGAGGGCACCGGCGCCGGACTGGCCATCGTCAAAAGGATCATCGAGGTGCATGGCGGAAGGATATGGATAGAGTCAGAGCTGGGAAAGGGATGTACGGTCTTTTTCACGCTGCCGCTATCGGAAAAATCCTGA
- a CDS encoding homocitrate synthase family protein: MSDFSANQFLEMAGTPPLDIEICDVTLRDGEQMPGVVFKPEEKLEIARMLDEIGVEIIEAGFPVVSKSEKNAVKEVCNLGLNAKISALSRSRQSDVDAAIDCGVDMVSVFIATSDLHLKYKLHMTCAEAIRCALETVEYAKDHGLIVRFSAEDATRTDFNTLKKLYKKAEEYHADYVSVADTVGIMNPRTMYYMISEIRKIVSVPICVHCHDDLGLALANTLAGAEAGAKQLHTTVNGIGERSGNTPLEELLVNLRLHYGIDRYDLGRLKSISSVVERYSGVPVAKNKAVVGENAFAHESGIHVAAVLEEPRTYELYSPEMVGAERRIIIGKHTGAKALKYITKKMGYDLEKKDLCLLAEKVKTASEFKRPITCDELRRLILDLNIEFVYNGP; encoded by the coding sequence ATGAGCGACTTCTCCGCAAATCAGTTTCTTGAGATGGCCGGCACCCCTCCTCTGGACATAGAGATATGCGATGTGACGCTGAGGGATGGGGAACAGATGCCAGGGGTCGTGTTCAAGCCTGAGGAGAAGCTCGAGATAGCCAGGATGCTCGACGAGATCGGCGTTGAGATCATAGAGGCCGGATTTCCGGTGGTCTCAAAGAGCGAGAAGAACGCGGTGAAAGAGGTCTGCAATCTCGGCCTGAACGCGAAGATATCCGCCCTCTCCAGGTCCAGGCAGTCTGATGTCGATGCAGCCATCGATTGCGGTGTTGATATGGTGAGCGTCTTCATAGCGACATCCGATCTCCACCTCAAATACAAGCTGCACATGACATGCGCAGAGGCGATAAGGTGCGCGCTTGAGACGGTTGAGTACGCAAAGGATCATGGCTTGATAGTGAGATTCTCAGCTGAGGATGCGACACGAACGGATTTCAACACGCTCAAAAAGCTATACAAAAAAGCAGAGGAGTACCACGCTGACTATGTGAGCGTGGCCGACACGGTCGGCATAATGAACCCCAGAACGATGTACTACATGATCAGCGAGATCAGGAAGATTGTGAGCGTGCCGATATGCGTTCACTGCCACGACGATCTCGGTCTCGCGCTGGCAAACACCCTTGCCGGCGCAGAGGCCGGTGCGAAGCAGCTCCACACCACCGTCAACGGCATCGGCGAGAGGAGCGGGAACACGCCACTTGAGGAGCTGCTCGTCAACCTCCGCCTTCACTACGGCATAGACCGCTACGACCTGGGCAGGCTCAAGTCAATATCCTCTGTGGTTGAGAGGTATTCGGGCGTGCCGGTGGCAAAGAACAAGGCCGTCGTCGGGGAGAACGCATTTGCCCACGAATCCGGGATCCATGTTGCCGCGGTCCTTGAGGAGCCCAGGACCTATGAGCTCTACTCCCCTGAGATGGTGGGGGCTGAGAGGAGGATCATCATCGGGAAGCACACAGGAGCCAAGGCGCTCAAGTACATCACGAAGAAGATGGGCTATGACCTGGAGAAAAAGGATCTCTGCCTCCTTGCTGAGAAGGTGAAGACCGCGAGCGAGTTCAAGAGACCGATAACATGCGATGAGCTGAGAAGGCTGATCCTCGATCTCAACATAGAGTTTGTGTACAACGGTCCGTAA